Proteins from a genomic interval of Procambarus clarkii isolate CNS0578487 chromosome 45, FALCON_Pclarkii_2.0, whole genome shotgun sequence:
- the LOC138350464 gene encoding uncharacterized protein, whose amino-acid sequence MISNKDSKVVWTPNLVRQVKRAFRIVRRDEDGRNCVRRGKRPPLLLTLCSTIDLCTPNTSKCRRTGWRGRQTPIAPTLSTHNLLNFPAPSQLKLRQMLLDEQKIQKAKTTPETITCKRKINIKQGHYFYYHQCLIISPKNPNSLSFKIGSARPIPYLNCSAELVP is encoded by the exons attcaaaggtggtctggacacccaatttggtcagacaggtgaagagagcatttaggatagttcgaagagatgaagatggtcgcaattgtgttcgaagaggcaaacgcccccctttgctcctgacattatgttcaaccattgacctctgcacacctaacacaag caaatgccgtcgcacggggtggcggggccgacagacccccatcgctccaacgctcagcacccataatttgctcaacttcccagctccatcgcagctaaa gttgagacagatgctcctagatgaacagaagatccaaaaggcaaagacaactccagagacaatcacctgtaaaagaaaaataaacattaaacagggacactacttttattatcaccaatgcctaataataagcccaaaaaatcctaacagcctatcttttaagataggctcagcaaggcctatcccttaCTTAAATTGTAGTGCggagcttgttccctga